In the Populus trichocarpa isolate Nisqually-1 chromosome 1, P.trichocarpa_v4.1, whole genome shotgun sequence genome, one interval contains:
- the LOC7483231 gene encoding beta-amyrin 28-monooxygenase isoform X2: MFSSPDHDSIMILVAAPCLLLLYFLIKTLRERLFPDPQLPPGSLGWPLLGETLQFLPTRRTPKPERFVSDRMKKYNPQVFKTSLFGETVAVFCGPAGNKFLFQNENKLVNLWWPTSVKKLMKSSLSNVVGDDAKRMRKMLLTSLDRDALKRYIDRMDLVAQNHIRTHWEGKEELKLHPTINLYTFELSCRLFASIDDPTHISKLAHHFDIFLKGVIHFPIYVPGTPFYRASKAADAIKEELRLIARRRREALDKKMESHRKDLLSHLLVTTDASGKLLSESEIVDNMLMLLFASHDTTTSAMTCVMKYLAELPEVYEMVLREQLDIAKSKEAGELLKWEDIQKMKYSWRVVSEVLRMIPPISGTFRQAIVDFTYAGYTIPKGWKLYWSPNTTTKDPAHFPNAEDFDPSRYEGAGPAPYTHVPFGGGPRMCLGYEYVRPKILVFLHNIVKRFKWDLLIPDEKVPYNPLPAPSHGLPIRIRPHQSSA, translated from the exons ATGTTTTCAAGTCCGGATCATGATAGTATTATGATTCTGGTTGCAGCCCCTTGTCTTCttctactatattttttaatcaaaacactCAGAGAGAGATTGTTTCCAGACCCTCAACTTCCACCAGGAAGTCTAGGATGGCCTCTCCTTGGTGAGACTTTACAGTTCTTGCCAACACGTCGCACACCAAAACCTGAGAGATTTGTAAGCGATAGAATGAAGAAATACAATCCTCAGGTTTTCAAGACTTCACTGTTTGGAGAAACAGTGGCTGTGTTTTGTGGACCAGCTGGGAACAAGTTCTTGTTCCAAAATGAGAACAAGCTGGTCAATCTTTGGTGGCCAACTTCAGTGAAGAAGCTGATGAAATCAAGCTTGTCTAATGTAGTGGGTGACGACGCTAAGAGGATGAGGAAGATGCTCTTAACTTCCCTTGATCGAGATGCGCTCAAGAGGTACATAGACAGGATGGATTTGGTCGCACAAAACCATATTAGGACACACTGGGAAG GAAAAGAGGAGCTGAAACTGCATCCAACTATCAATTTATACACATTTGAGCTGTCTTGTCGCCTTTTTGCAAGCATTGATGACCCTACACACATTTCCAAGCTTGCACACCATTTTGACATCTTTCTCAAAGGAGTCATTCACTTTCCTATCTATGTACCTGGCACGCCATTTTACCGTGCTTCCAAAGCTGCTGATGCAATCAAGGAAGAGCTTCGGTTGATTGCTAGACGAAGAAGAGAAGCTCTGGACAAGAAGATGGAATCGCACAGAAAAGATCTTCTGTCACATTTGCTTGTGACTACAGACGCAAGCGGAAAGTTACTATCCGAGTCCGAGATTGTTGACAACATGCTGATGTTGCTCTTTGCTAGTCATGACACTACTACATCAGCCATGACATGTGTAATGAAGTATCTAGCAGAATTGCCTGAAGTGTACGAAATGGTTTTGAGAG AGCAGCTTGATATTGCCAAGTCTAAAGAAGCAGGAGAGTTGTTGAAATGGGAGGACATTCAGAAAATGAAATACTCATGGAGAGTGGTCTCTGAAGTTCTGAGGATGATACCGCCTATCAGTGGTACTTTCAGACAGGCAATAGTTGATTTCACCTATGCGGGTTATACAATCCCAAAAGGATGGAAG CTATACTGGAGTCCTAACACAACAACTAAAGACCCAGCTCACTTCCCAAATGCAGAAGACTTTGATCCTTCCAGGTATGAAGGAGCAGGACCTGCCCCATATACCCATGTTCCATTTGGAGGGGGACCAAGGATGTGCTTAGGGTATGAATATGTAAGACCAAAAATACTTGTGTTCCTGCATAACATCGTGAAGAGATTCAAATGGGATTTACTGATTCCTGATGAGAAAGTTCCATATAATCCCTTGCCTGCGCCATCCCATGGTCTTCCAATTCGTATTCGGCCGCACCAATCCTCGGCCTAA
- the LOC7483231 gene encoding beta-amyrin 28-monooxygenase isoform X3, whose product MFSSLDHDSIMILVAIPCLLLLYFAIKTLKERLFPNPHLPPGSLGWPLVGETLQFLPINLPPEIFVNYRMKKYDSPVFKTSLFGETVAVFVGPAGNKFLFSNENKLVNVWWPTSVKKLMKLSLANVVGDEAKRLRKILMTSVDRDALKSYIDRMDLVAQNHIRTRWEGKQQVKVHPTANLYTFELSCRLFASIDDPIHISKLAHHFDIFLKGVIHFPIYIPGTTFYRASKSGDALKEEIRLVARQRRAALDKKMESHRKDLLSHLLVTADESGKLLSESEIVDNMLMLLFVSHETTTSAMTCVIKYLAEMPEVYEMVLREQLDIAKSKEAGELLKWEDIQKMKYSWRVVSEVLRMIPPISGTFRQAIVDFTYAGYTIPKGWKLYWSPNTTTKDPAHFPNAEDFDPSRYEGAGPAPYTHVPFGGGPRMCLGYEYVRPKILVFLHNIVKRFKWDLLIPDEKVPYNPLPAPSHGLPIRIRPHQSSA is encoded by the exons ATGTTTTCAAGTCTTGATCATGATAGTATTATGATTCTGGTTGCAATCCCTTGTCTTCTTTTACTATATTTTGCAATCAAAACACTCAAAGAAAGATTGTTTCCAAACCCTCATCTTCCACCAGGAAGTCTAGGATGGCCCCTCGTTGGTGAAACTTTACAGTTTTTGCCCATAAATCTCCCACCTGAGATATTTGTAAATTATAGAATGAAGAAATATGATTCTCCGGTTTTCAAGACTTCACTGTTTGGAGAAACAGTGGCTGTGTTTGTTGGACCAGCTGGGAACAAGTTCTTGTTCAGCAATGAGAACAAGCTGGTCAATGTTTGGTGGCCAACTTCAGTGAAGAAGCTGATGAAGTTAAGTTTGGCTAATGTAGTTGGTGATGAGGCTAAGAGGCTGAGGAAGATACTCATGACCTCCGTTGATCGAGATGCACTCAAGAGCTACATAGACAGGATGGATTTGGTCGCACAAAACCATATTAGGACACGCTGGGAAG GCAAGCAGCAGGTGAAAGTCCATCCAACTGCCAATTTATACACATTTGAGCTGTCTTGTCGCCTATTTGCAAGCATTGATGATCCTATACACATTTCCAAGCTTGCACACCATTTTGACATCTTTCTCAAAGGAGTGATTCATTTTCCTATCTATATACCTGGCACAACATTTTACCGTGCTTCCAAATCTGGTGATGCCCTCAAGGAAGAGATTCGGTTGGTTGCTAGACAAAGAAGAGCAGCTCTGGACAAGAAAATGGAGTCCCACAGAAAAGATCTTCTGTCACATTTGCTTGTGACTGCAGATGAAAGCGGAAAGTTACTATCCGAGTCCGAGATTGTTGACAACATGCTGATGTTGCTCTTTGTTAGTCATGAGACTACCACATCAGCCATGACATGTGTAATAAAGTATCTTGCAGAAATGCCAGAAGTGTACGAAATGGTTTTGAGAG AGCAGCTTGATATTGCCAAGTCTAAAGAAGCAGGAGAGTTGTTGAAATGGGAGGACATTCAGAAAATGAAATACTCATGGAGAGTGGTCTCTGAAGTTCTGAGGATGATACCGCCTATCAGTGGTACTTTCAGACAGGCAATAGTTGATTTCACCTATGCGGGTTATACAATCCCAAAAGGATGGAAG CTATACTGGAGTCCTAACACAACAACTAAAGACCCAGCTCACTTCCCAAATGCAGAAGACTTTGATCCTTCCAGGTATGAAGGAGCAGGACCTGCCCCATATACCCATGTTCCATTTGGAGGGGGACCAAGGATGTGCTTAGGGTATGAATATGTAAGACCAAAAATACTTGTGTTCCTGCATAACATCGTGAAGAGATTCAAATGGGATTTACTGATTCCTGATGAGAAAGTTCCATATAATCCCTTGCCTGCGCCATCCCATGGTCTTCCAATTCGTATTCGGCCGCACCAATCCTCGGCCTAA
- the LOC7483231 gene encoding beta-amyrin 28-monooxygenase isoform X6: MFSSPDHDSIMILVAAPCLLLLYFLIKTLRERLFPDPQLPPGSLGWPLLGETLQFLPTRRTPKPERFVSDRMKKYNPQVFKTSLFGETVAVFCGPAGNKFLFQNENKLVNLWWPTSVKKLMKSSLSNVVGDDAKRMRKMLLTSLDRDALKRYIDRMDLVAQNHIRTHWEGKEELKLHPTINLYTFELSCRLFASIDDPTHISKLAHHFDIFLKGVIHFPIYVPGTPFYRASKAADAIKEELRLIARRRREALDKKMESHRKDLLSHLLVTTDASGKLLSESEIVDNMLMLLFASHDTTTSAMTCVMKYLAELPEVYEMVLREQLDIAKSKEAGELLKWEDIQRMRYSCNVVSEVLRMIPPIRGTFRKALVDFTYAGYKIPKGWKLYWSPDSTTKDPAYFPNPEEFHRETSFDIAKDFGC, from the exons ATGTTTTCAAGTCCGGATCATGATAGTATTATGATTCTGGTTGCAGCCCCTTGTCTTCttctactatattttttaatcaaaacactCAGAGAGAGATTGTTTCCAGACCCTCAACTTCCACCAGGAAGTCTAGGATGGCCTCTCCTTGGTGAGACTTTACAGTTCTTGCCAACACGTCGCACACCAAAACCTGAGAGATTTGTAAGCGATAGAATGAAGAAATACAATCCTCAGGTTTTCAAGACTTCACTGTTTGGAGAAACAGTGGCTGTGTTTTGTGGACCAGCTGGGAACAAGTTCTTGTTCCAAAATGAGAACAAGCTGGTCAATCTTTGGTGGCCAACTTCAGTGAAGAAGCTGATGAAATCAAGCTTGTCTAATGTAGTGGGTGACGACGCTAAGAGGATGAGGAAGATGCTCTTAACTTCCCTTGATCGAGATGCGCTCAAGAGGTACATAGACAGGATGGATTTGGTCGCACAAAACCATATTAGGACACACTGGGAAG GAAAAGAGGAGCTGAAACTGCATCCAACTATCAATTTATACACATTTGAGCTGTCTTGTCGCCTTTTTGCAAGCATTGATGACCCTACACACATTTCCAAGCTTGCACACCATTTTGACATCTTTCTCAAAGGAGTCATTCACTTTCCTATCTATGTACCTGGCACGCCATTTTACCGTGCTTCCAAAGCTGCTGATGCAATCAAGGAAGAGCTTCGGTTGATTGCTAGACGAAGAAGAGAAGCTCTGGACAAGAAGATGGAATCGCACAGAAAAGATCTTCTGTCACATTTGCTTGTGACTACAGACGCAAGCGGAAAGTTACTATCCGAGTCCGAGATTGTTGACAACATGCTGATGTTGCTCTTTGCTAGTCATGACACTACTACATCAGCCATGACATGTGTAATGAAGTATCTAGCAGAATTGCCTGAAGTGTACGAAATGGTTTTGAGAG AGCAGCTTGATATTGCTAAGTCTAAAGAAGCAGGAGAGTTGTTGAAATGGGAGGATATTCAGAGAATGAGATACTCATGCAATGTGGTCTCCGAAGTTCTGAGGATGATACCGCCTATACGTGGTACTTTCAGAAAGGCATTGGTTGACTTCACCTATGCAGGTTATAAAATCCCAAAAGGATGGAAG CTATACTGGAGTCCTGACTCGACAACTAAAGACCCAGCTTACTTCCCAAATCCAGAAGAGTTT CATCGCGAGACAAGTTTCGATATTGCCAAGGATTTTGGCTGTTAA
- the LOC7483231 gene encoding beta-amyrin 28-monooxygenase isoform X1, whose protein sequence is MFSSPDHDSIMILVAAPCLLLLYFLIKTLRERLFPDPQLPPGSLGWPLLGETLQFLPTRRTPKPERFVSDRMKKYNPQVFKTSLFGETVAVFCGPAGNKFLFQNENKLVNLWWPTSVKKLMKSSLSNVVGDDAKRMRKMLLTSLDRDALKRYIDRMDLVAQNHIRTHWEGKEELKLHPTINLYTFELSCRLFASIDDPTHISKLAHHFDIFLKGVIHFPIYVPGTPFYRASKAADAIKEELRLIARRRREALDKKMESHRKDLLSHLLVTTDASGKLLSESEIVDNMLMLLFASHDTTTSAMTCVMKYLAELPEVYEMVLREQLDIAKSKEAGELLKWEDIQRMRYSCNVVSEVLRMIPPIRGTFRKALVDFTYAGYKIPKGWKLYWSPDSTTKDPAYFPNPEEFDPSRYEGAGPAPYTFVPFGGGGRVCIGNEYSRPQILVFMHNIVKRFKWDLLIPDEKVTYDPMPAPSHGLPIRIQQHQSTA, encoded by the exons ATGTTTTCAAGTCCGGATCATGATAGTATTATGATTCTGGTTGCAGCCCCTTGTCTTCttctactatattttttaatcaaaacactCAGAGAGAGATTGTTTCCAGACCCTCAACTTCCACCAGGAAGTCTAGGATGGCCTCTCCTTGGTGAGACTTTACAGTTCTTGCCAACACGTCGCACACCAAAACCTGAGAGATTTGTAAGCGATAGAATGAAGAAATACAATCCTCAGGTTTTCAAGACTTCACTGTTTGGAGAAACAGTGGCTGTGTTTTGTGGACCAGCTGGGAACAAGTTCTTGTTCCAAAATGAGAACAAGCTGGTCAATCTTTGGTGGCCAACTTCAGTGAAGAAGCTGATGAAATCAAGCTTGTCTAATGTAGTGGGTGACGACGCTAAGAGGATGAGGAAGATGCTCTTAACTTCCCTTGATCGAGATGCGCTCAAGAGGTACATAGACAGGATGGATTTGGTCGCACAAAACCATATTAGGACACACTGGGAAG GAAAAGAGGAGCTGAAACTGCATCCAACTATCAATTTATACACATTTGAGCTGTCTTGTCGCCTTTTTGCAAGCATTGATGACCCTACACACATTTCCAAGCTTGCACACCATTTTGACATCTTTCTCAAAGGAGTCATTCACTTTCCTATCTATGTACCTGGCACGCCATTTTACCGTGCTTCCAAAGCTGCTGATGCAATCAAGGAAGAGCTTCGGTTGATTGCTAGACGAAGAAGAGAAGCTCTGGACAAGAAGATGGAATCGCACAGAAAAGATCTTCTGTCACATTTGCTTGTGACTACAGACGCAAGCGGAAAGTTACTATCCGAGTCCGAGATTGTTGACAACATGCTGATGTTGCTCTTTGCTAGTCATGACACTACTACATCAGCCATGACATGTGTAATGAAGTATCTAGCAGAATTGCCTGAAGTGTACGAAATGGTTTTGAGAG AGCAGCTTGATATTGCTAAGTCTAAAGAAGCAGGAGAGTTGTTGAAATGGGAGGATATTCAGAGAATGAGATACTCATGCAATGTGGTCTCCGAAGTTCTGAGGATGATACCGCCTATACGTGGTACTTTCAGAAAGGCATTGGTTGACTTCACCTATGCAGGTTATAAAATCCCAAAAGGATGGAAG CTATACTGGAGTCCTGACTCGACAACTAAAGACCCAGCTTACTTCCCAAATCCAGAAGAGTTTGATCCTTCCAGGTATGAAGGAGCGGGGCCTGCCCCGTATACCTTTGTTCCATTCGGAGGGGGTGGGAGGGTTTGCATAGGGAATGAATACTCTAGACCGCAAATACTCGTGTTCATGCATAACATCGTGAAGAGATTCAAATGGGATTTACTGATTCCTGATGAGAAAGTTACATATGATCCCATGCCTGCACCATCACATGGTCTTCCGATTCGTATTCAGCAGCACCAATCCACAGCCTAA
- the LOC7483231 gene encoding beta-amyrin 28-monooxygenase isoform X7, which translates to MESHRKDLLSHLLVTTDASGKLLSESEIVDNMLMLLFASHDTTTSAMTCVMKYLAELPEVYEMVLREQLDIAKSKEAGELLKWEDIQRMRYSCNVVSEVLRMIPPIRGTFRKALVDFTYAGYKIPKGWKLYWSPDSTTKDPAYFPNPEEFDPSRYEGAGPAPYTFVPFGGGGRVCIGNEYSRPQILVFMHNIVKRFKWDLLIPDEKVTYDPMPAPSHGLPIRIQQHQSTA; encoded by the exons ATGGAATCGCACAGAAAAGATCTTCTGTCACATTTGCTTGTGACTACAGACGCAAGCGGAAAGTTACTATCCGAGTCCGAGATTGTTGACAACATGCTGATGTTGCTCTTTGCTAGTCATGACACTACTACATCAGCCATGACATGTGTAATGAAGTATCTAGCAGAATTGCCTGAAGTGTACGAAATGGTTTTGAGAG AGCAGCTTGATATTGCTAAGTCTAAAGAAGCAGGAGAGTTGTTGAAATGGGAGGATATTCAGAGAATGAGATACTCATGCAATGTGGTCTCCGAAGTTCTGAGGATGATACCGCCTATACGTGGTACTTTCAGAAAGGCATTGGTTGACTTCACCTATGCAGGTTATAAAATCCCAAAAGGATGGAAG CTATACTGGAGTCCTGACTCGACAACTAAAGACCCAGCTTACTTCCCAAATCCAGAAGAGTTTGATCCTTCCAGGTATGAAGGAGCGGGGCCTGCCCCGTATACCTTTGTTCCATTCGGAGGGGGTGGGAGGGTTTGCATAGGGAATGAATACTCTAGACCGCAAATACTCGTGTTCATGCATAACATCGTGAAGAGATTCAAATGGGATTTACTGATTCCTGATGAGAAAGTTACATATGATCCCATGCCTGCACCATCACATGGTCTTCCGATTCGTATTCAGCAGCACCAATCCACAGCCTAA